Part of the Cuniculiplasma divulgatum genome, CTTCGAGATACAGGGTTTGTTCAACCCAACAATAGTAATTAAAGAAGGAGTGACCATTAACTTCACAGTTGTAAATATAGATACCGACTCTGAACACAATTTTGTGTTGAGCAGCCAGGGACCGCCATATTCGTACATGAATGGCATGGGCTCCATGGGCTCGGGAGGATATGACTCTATGACGTCTATGAGTTTTCTTCCACCAACAAATTCTGGTCACTTCTATTATTACAATGTCAGCTACGGTTTTTCACAAACCGGAACTTACTGGTACCTGTGTACCTATCCAGGGCACGCCGAAAACGGGATGTACGGAAAAATAGTCGTAGAACGGTAATTAATCTGGCGGTAGCAATACTGCCTACCTAAATTTTCTCACTAAGAAGTAAGGTAAACTCCATCACTTTATGGCAAATTGCTGGGATGTCCAGGAAAATAAATGAGTGTCTTGAGTTCATTATCAAAAATAACTCAAAGGATAACAATTACCATAGTTGACAATAAAACCATCCTGATGGTTTACTGCCTTACCTGAATAAATTCACACACAGAAATTCTCGCGCATGCATTTTAGACCATATGATAACTAATCCCTGCACTAAAAGACTGGTGCTCCAGAAGCAGTCTTTCCTGCTTAACTCTGGAGCCTATTCAACGATTATATAAATGAGTCCACAATGGTTTTGAGTTTGGTCTCAACCTCATCCAGAAAGGCCGCATTCTGTTCCGTCTTATCTGTTTTAAGAGTTCGGAAAATTTCTGCAGGCAGTTGAGCAGATATTTCCGTACCACCTTCCACTGATTTCGCTATTAGATGGCATGGAATGAGTGTCTCTACCCTATT contains:
- a CDS encoding rusticyanin, with protein sequence MNTHKTIGIAAGAFLAAVLVFSAFYYYGGYNTSSGSQYLTQSQLESLNVTEQGVYVSHVNSTVYINSSTSLLVMAGPMNAPSMYSFEIQGLFNPTIVIKEGVTINFTVVNIDTDSEHNFVLSSQGPPYSYMNGMGSMGSGGYDSMTSMSFLPPTNSGHFYYYNVSYGFSQTGTYWYLCTYPGHAENGMYGKIVVER